A window from Thiomonas sp. FB-Cd encodes these proteins:
- a CDS encoding hydantoinase B/oxoprolinase family protein, with product MRWQFWIDRGGTFTDIVARAPDGRLLTHKLLSENPQRYRDAALAGMRELMGLAPDVHITPQQVECVKMGTTVATNALLERKGEPVVLVTTRGFRDALRIAYQNRPRLFDRRIVLPELLYARVIEADERVGADGAVETDLDEAALREQLHAAFGDGLRAVAIVFLHGWSYAAHEQAAARIAREVGFTQVSSSHATSPLIKFVSRGDTTVVDAYLSPILRRYVEQVAAEMPGVRLLFMQSNGGLAEAHAFAGKDAILSGPAGGIVGMARTAEQAGHARVIGFDMGGTSTDVSHYAGAFERAFETEVAGVRVRAPMLSIHTVAAGGGSILHFDGARMRVGPDSAGADPGPACYRRGGPLAITDAHVMLGRVRPAYFPAVFGPDADEPIDPDVVRSKFAELAQRIARESAAPQTPEGVAEGYIEIAVQAMAGAIKRISVARGHDVTRYTLQCFGGAGAQHACRVADALGMERVFIHALAGVLSAYGMGLAQQTAMRQHGVEFEMDTHSHARLDPLFERLSASARQELIHHGVDPSAVHVARQVHLRFAGTDTALAVDYAPVPVMRRDFEVQYARRFAHAMPERAVVVEAVSVEASGGGEYADAPAVETPMEGDAPIAEYVPVYLSGAWQAAALVLRSACRPGQGVMGPAILVADTTTVVIEPEWRGQITAQGNLELARVRPRRAALRHGTTADPMLLEVFNNLFMNIAEQMGSQLQNTAVSVNIKERLDYSCALFDGQGNLIANAPHMPVHLGSMGESVRTVIERNAGNLRHGDVFALNDPYHGGTHLPDITVITPVFDTTGSDILFFVGSRGHHADIGGVTPGSMPPFSRTISEEGVVLDNFRLVADGQFREAEILALLESARYPARNPRQNLADLRAQVAANTRGAQELQKLVSDYGLRVVQAYMRHVQDNAEAAVRRVIPALRDGHFALALDNGASIRVAIRVDHAARSAVIDFTGTSPQQPNNFNAPRAVTVAAVLYVFRCLVDDDIPLNAGCLTPLRIIIPQGTMLDALAPAAVVAGNVETSMCITNALFGALGVQAASQCTMNNFTFGNARHQYYETIAGGSGAGGLFDAQGRLMGGFDGTDVVQTHMTNSRLTDPEVLEFRYPVRMESFALRRGSGGLGRWKGGDGGVRRMRFLEPMTASILSNGRIVPAFGLAGGEPGALGANRVERANGAVELLGGAASVDMRPGDVFVIETPGGGGFGTELHDAERAVPD from the coding sequence ATGCGTTGGCAGTTCTGGATTGATCGTGGTGGAACATTTACCGACATCGTGGCGCGCGCGCCGGACGGCCGGCTGCTCACGCATAAGCTTCTGTCGGAAAATCCCCAGCGATACCGTGATGCGGCGCTGGCAGGTATGCGCGAATTGATGGGTCTGGCGCCTGACGTGCACATCACCCCGCAGCAGGTGGAATGTGTGAAGATGGGCACCACAGTGGCCACGAACGCCTTGCTTGAACGCAAGGGCGAGCCTGTGGTTCTGGTGACCACTCGCGGGTTTCGCGATGCCCTGCGCATCGCTTACCAGAACCGCCCGCGGCTTTTCGACCGGCGAATCGTCCTGCCCGAGTTGCTGTACGCCCGGGTGATTGAGGCCGACGAGCGCGTGGGCGCTGACGGCGCCGTGGAGACGGACCTGGACGAAGCTGCGCTGCGCGAGCAGTTGCACGCCGCGTTCGGCGACGGGTTGCGCGCAGTGGCCATCGTGTTCCTGCATGGCTGGTCCTATGCCGCCCATGAACAGGCGGCCGCGCGCATCGCGCGCGAGGTCGGGTTCACGCAAGTCAGCAGCTCCCACGCCACGAGCCCATTGATCAAATTCGTTTCACGCGGCGATACGACGGTCGTCGACGCCTATCTCTCCCCCATCCTGCGGCGCTATGTCGAGCAAGTGGCGGCGGAGATGCCGGGTGTTCGACTGCTCTTCATGCAGTCGAACGGCGGGCTGGCCGAGGCGCACGCGTTTGCCGGCAAGGATGCAATCCTGTCGGGCCCTGCGGGTGGGATCGTCGGCATGGCTCGCACAGCGGAGCAGGCGGGGCACGCACGCGTGATTGGCTTTGACATGGGTGGAACGTCCACCGACGTCTCGCACTATGCGGGCGCGTTCGAGCGAGCGTTCGAAACGGAAGTGGCCGGGGTACGGGTGCGTGCACCGATGTTGTCCATCCACACGGTGGCGGCCGGCGGTGGCTCGATTTTGCACTTCGACGGCGCGCGCATGCGCGTGGGGCCGGATTCGGCTGGCGCCGATCCGGGGCCAGCCTGCTATCGGCGCGGCGGACCCCTTGCGATCACCGACGCACACGTCATGCTTGGACGCGTGCGCCCCGCATATTTCCCGGCCGTTTTCGGACCCGACGCCGACGAGCCGATCGACCCCGACGTGGTTCGGAGCAAGTTCGCCGAACTGGCCCAGCGCATCGCGCGCGAATCCGCGGCACCACAAACTCCGGAGGGAGTGGCTGAGGGCTATATTGAGATCGCGGTACAGGCGATGGCTGGGGCCATCAAGCGGATTTCAGTGGCGCGCGGCCACGACGTGACGCGCTATACGCTGCAGTGCTTCGGCGGCGCGGGTGCCCAGCATGCCTGCCGTGTTGCCGACGCGCTGGGCATGGAGCGGGTGTTTATCCATGCGCTTGCCGGTGTGCTGTCGGCCTATGGCATGGGTCTGGCGCAACAGACAGCCATGCGCCAGCACGGCGTGGAGTTCGAGATGGACACGCACAGTCACGCGCGCCTTGACCCTTTGTTTGAGCGGTTGAGCGCATCGGCGCGACAGGAACTGATTCACCACGGCGTGGACCCTTCCGCCGTGCATGTTGCGCGCCAGGTGCATCTGCGGTTTGCGGGAACCGACACGGCTCTCGCCGTGGATTACGCGCCGGTTCCGGTCATGCGCCGGGACTTTGAGGTGCAATACGCCCGGCGGTTTGCACACGCCATGCCCGAGCGGGCGGTGGTGGTGGAGGCTGTATCGGTGGAAGCGAGCGGCGGCGGGGAGTATGCCGACGCCCCGGCAGTGGAAACTCCCATGGAGGGCGATGCTCCGATTGCCGAATATGTGCCGGTGTATTTGAGCGGTGCGTGGCAGGCGGCGGCATTGGTTTTGCGCAGCGCATGTCGGCCAGGGCAGGGTGTCATGGGACCTGCAATCCTGGTGGCCGACACGACCACCGTGGTGATCGAACCTGAATGGCGCGGGCAGATCACCGCGCAGGGGAACCTGGAACTTGCGAGGGTGCGGCCGCGCCGCGCCGCTTTGCGGCACGGCACAACAGCGGACCCGATGTTGCTGGAGGTATTCAACAACCTGTTCATGAATATCGCCGAGCAGATGGGATCCCAACTGCAGAACACGGCGGTATCGGTCAATATCAAGGAGCGCCTGGATTACTCATGTGCGCTGTTCGATGGACAGGGCAATCTCATTGCAAACGCACCGCACATGCCTGTGCATTTGGGATCGATGGGCGAAAGTGTTCGCACCGTGATCGAGCGCAATGCGGGCAACCTCCGGCATGGGGATGTCTTCGCGCTCAACGACCCGTATCACGGCGGTACGCATCTTCCCGACATCACGGTCATTACTCCGGTGTTTGACACGACCGGCAGTGACATCCTGTTTTTCGTCGGCTCGCGTGGTCACCATGCCGACATTGGCGGGGTGACGCCAGGGTCGATGCCGCCGTTCTCGCGCACGATCTCCGAGGAAGGCGTCGTGCTGGACAATTTCAGGCTCGTCGCCGATGGGCAGTTTCGCGAAGCCGAGATTCTGGCATTGCTGGAAAGCGCGAGGTACCCAGCGCGCAATCCGCGTCAAAATCTAGCCGACCTGCGCGCGCAGGTCGCGGCCAACACGCGGGGCGCTCAGGAGTTGCAAAAGCTGGTGTCCGATTATGGCCTGCGTGTGGTGCAGGCCTACATGCGCCATGTTCAGGATAACGCCGAGGCTGCGGTACGCCGCGTGATCCCGGCTTTGCGCGATGGGCACTTTGCGCTTGCGCTGGACAACGGTGCGAGCATCCGTGTGGCCATCCGTGTGGATCACGCCGCGCGCAGCGCGGTGATTGACTTTACCGGCACATCGCCACAGCAGCCCAACAACTTCAATGCGCCGCGGGCTGTCACCGTAGCCGCCGTGCTCTACGTGTTTCGCTGTCTGGTTGATGACGACATTCCCCTCAATGCTGGCTGTCTGACTCCCTTGCGCATCATCATTCCGCAGGGGACCATGCTCGACGCACTTGCACCGGCCGCGGTGGTTGCCGGCAATGTGGAAACCTCCATGTGCATCACCAACGCGCTGTTTGGCGCCTTGGGCGTTCAAGCCGCCAGCCAGTGCACGATGAACAATTTCACATTTGGCAATGCCCGTCACCAGTATTACGAGACGATCGCCGGCGGCTCAGGGGCCGGTGGGTTGTTTGACGCACAAGGTCGCCTCATGGGCGGGTTCGACGGCACCGACGTGGTGCAAACCCATATGACAAATTCGCGCCTGACGGATCCCGAGGTACTCGAATTCCGTTACCCGGTGCGGATGGAGAGTTTCGCGCTACGACGGGGTTCGGGGGGGCTTGGGCGATGGAAGGGTGGCGACGGCGGTGTGCGGCGCATGCGTTTTCTGGAGCCGATGACCGCGAGCATTCTGTCAAACGGACGCATCGTGCCAGCCTTTGGCTTGGCCGGTGGCGAGCCAGGAGCATTGGGTGCCAACCGCGTGGAGCGAGCCAATGGGGCTGTCGAACTGCTGGGGGGCGCGGCCAGTGTCGACATGCGACCCGGGGATGTGTTTGTCATCGAAACCCCCGGAGGAGGGGGCTTCGGAACCGAATTGCATGACGCCGAGAGGGCAGTCCCAGACTGA
- the hemF gene encoding oxygen-dependent coproporphyrinogen oxidase, which produces MHTEVRPYLLSLQDRILRALEDADGKSFLRDGWTRPTGGQLEGDGATSLIEDGNLFERGGCNFSHVRGTKLPPSATQHRPELAGAPFEAIGVSLVLHPRNPYVPTVHMNVRMLVAKPEGRPDVAWFGGGMDLTPYYGFEEDAVHFHRTCKQALDGLDTAYFPRFKTWCDDYFFLKHRGEPRGVGGVFFDDFADGGFAHGFALMRAVGDAFLEAYLPIVQRRRDLPFGEREREFQALRRGRYVEFNLVWDRGTLFGLQSGGRTESILMSMPPVVKWRYDWHPAPGTPEARLYEIFLKPRDWASA; this is translated from the coding sequence ATGCACACCGAAGTCCGCCCCTACCTGCTCAGCCTGCAAGACCGCATTCTCCGCGCTTTGGAAGACGCCGACGGCAAGTCGTTCTTGCGTGATGGCTGGACGCGCCCGACTGGCGGCCAGCTGGAGGGGGATGGTGCAACCAGCCTGATCGAGGATGGCAATCTGTTTGAGCGCGGCGGTTGCAACTTCTCCCATGTGCGCGGCACCAAGCTGCCGCCGTCAGCCACGCAGCATCGGCCAGAGCTGGCCGGAGCACCGTTTGAGGCAATTGGCGTATCCCTTGTCCTGCATCCGCGCAATCCGTACGTGCCCACGGTCCACATGAATGTACGCATGCTCGTGGCAAAGCCCGAAGGCCGACCCGACGTTGCATGGTTCGGCGGCGGCATGGATCTCACGCCCTATTACGGCTTTGAGGAGGATGCAGTGCATTTTCACCGCACCTGTAAACAGGCGCTGGACGGGCTGGATACGGCATATTTTCCGCGCTTCAAGACTTGGTGCGACGACTATTTCTTTCTCAAACACCGAGGCGAACCGCGAGGCGTGGGTGGCGTGTTTTTCGACGACTTCGCCGATGGCGGCTTTGCCCACGGTTTTGCACTCATGCGCGCGGTGGGCGATGCGTTCCTCGAGGCTTATCTGCCCATCGTCCAACGGCGCCGCGACTTGCCATTCGGGGAACGCGAGCGCGAATTCCAGGCATTGCGGCGTGGGCGCTACGTGGAATTCAACCTTGTATGGGACCGCGGCACGCTTTTCGGCCTTCAATCGGGAGGGCGCACGGAATCGATTCTCATGTCCATGCCGCCCGTTGTTAAGTGGCGCTACGACTGGCACCCTGCCCCAGGCACGCCGGAAGCGCGCCTGTATGAGATTTTCCTCAAGCCTCGCGATTGGGCATCCGCGTGA
- the nadD gene encoding nicotinate-nucleotide adenylyltransferase translates to MTEAAPHAGLRIGLLGGSFDPIHRAHLRLAHSACAELGLDAVWLIPAGQPWQRDPLAASPAQRWDMVKLAIARRRGLKACDIELRRAGPSYTIDTVRELQDAHPDVTFTFILGSDQLRNLPTWRGWKEITARVDLAVAARPGHADTAPPELLDALAQGGHRLHRLAMEPIDLSATRVRERIASGMPLGELVPKTVARYIEHHRLYSTPTLHGHS, encoded by the coding sequence GTGACGGAGGCCGCCCCCCACGCCGGGTTGCGCATCGGATTGCTCGGCGGCAGTTTCGACCCGATCCATCGTGCCCACCTGCGCCTCGCGCACAGTGCATGCGCCGAACTTGGACTGGACGCAGTGTGGCTCATCCCGGCGGGTCAGCCTTGGCAGCGCGATCCGCTTGCCGCAAGTCCTGCGCAGCGCTGGGATATGGTCAAACTCGCCATTGCCAGGCGACGCGGTCTGAAGGCATGCGACATCGAACTGCGTCGAGCGGGACCGAGCTACACGATCGACACGGTGCGTGAATTGCAGGATGCACATCCGGACGTGACGTTCACGTTTATCCTCGGCTCCGACCAACTGCGCAATTTGCCCACCTGGCGCGGCTGGAAGGAGATCACCGCCCGTGTCGACCTGGCTGTGGCCGCCAGACCCGGCCACGCCGACACCGCGCCACCCGAACTGCTCGACGCGCTTGCCCAAGGGGGGCACCGCCTTCACCGCCTGGCAATGGAACCGATCGATCTGTCGGCGACGCGTGTGCGCGAGCGCATCGCTTCAGGCATGCCGCTCGGCGAACTCGTGCCCAAGACGGTAGCGCGCTATATTGAACACCATCGGCTCTACTCCACCCCCACATTGCATGGACATTCGTAA
- the rsfS gene encoding ribosome silencing factor, producing the protein MDIRKLQRTIVDALEDVKAQDIQVFNTEHLTSLFDRVIVASGTSNRQTRALAASVRDKVRAAGGTVKNPEGEGSGEWVLVDCGDAVVHIMQPVIRAYYKLEDIWGGKSVHLKARQQADAASKGSRLRQGDASSAMPGTKTRAGQAEKTGQRGAPKPAAKAVKRAASASKPRTKAPAKPATASVPGKRAAAKSAATKAAQPSTARSATSSPKRRVAAKKPAA; encoded by the coding sequence ATGGACATTCGTAAACTGCAGCGCACCATCGTCGACGCTCTGGAAGACGTCAAGGCACAGGACATTCAGGTGTTCAACACAGAACATCTCACCAGCCTGTTCGACCGGGTCATCGTGGCCAGCGGCACATCGAACCGGCAAACCCGCGCCCTGGCCGCCAGTGTGCGCGATAAGGTCCGGGCCGCAGGCGGCACGGTAAAGAACCCCGAGGGCGAGGGCAGCGGGGAGTGGGTCCTGGTGGATTGCGGCGACGCCGTGGTGCACATCATGCAACCGGTGATTCGCGCGTACTACAAGCTCGAGGACATTTGGGGCGGCAAGAGCGTGCACCTCAAGGCTCGGCAGCAGGCCGATGCGGCCTCGAAGGGCAGCCGCTTGCGTCAAGGTGACGCATCATCGGCAATGCCTGGAACGAAAACCCGGGCCGGACAAGCGGAGAAGACCGGCCAGCGTGGCGCACCCAAGCCCGCAGCCAAAGCGGTCAAACGGGCCGCGAGTGCAAGCAAGCCGCGGACCAAAGCGCCTGCGAAACCCGCAACGGCTTCCGTCCCGGGCAAACGTGCCGCGGCCAAGAGCGCAGCCACCAAAGCCGCCCAACCCTCGACTGCACGCTCGGCGACTTCTTCTCCCAAGCGCCGGGTGGCGGCGAAGAAGCCCGCGGCCTGA
- the rlmH gene encoding 23S rRNA (pseudouridine(1915)-N(3))-methyltransferase RlmH: MRLWLLTVGQRMPNWVDEAYADYAKRLPSEMPLQLKEIRAEARRSSISSDAAMEREAVRIDAAIPPGCRLVVLDETGQRLTTTALAAEMQRWRQDGRDVALLIGGADGLAPRIKQRADMLLRLSDFTLPHGLARVLLAEQIYRAHTLLAGHPYHRV, encoded by the coding sequence ATGAGGCTCTGGCTCCTGACTGTTGGGCAACGCATGCCAAACTGGGTCGATGAAGCCTACGCCGACTACGCCAAACGCCTACCGTCCGAAATGCCATTGCAGCTCAAGGAAATCCGGGCCGAGGCACGCCGCTCCAGCATCAGCTCCGATGCAGCCATGGAGCGGGAGGCGGTGCGCATCGACGCCGCCATACCGCCGGGTTGCCGGCTCGTGGTGCTGGATGAAACCGGTCAGCGACTCACGACGACGGCGCTCGCTGCAGAGATGCAACGTTGGCGCCAGGATGGACGCGATGTGGCGCTTTTGATCGGCGGAGCCGACGGCTTGGCGCCCCGCATCAAGCAGCGTGCCGACATGCTGCTGCGCTTGTCGGACTTCACGCTTCCGCATGGCTTGGCGCGCGTCCTGCTGGCCGAGCAGATTTACCGGGCACATACCTTGTTGGCCGGGCATCCTTATCACCGGGTATAG
- a CDS encoding PGDYG domain-containing protein — translation MPSDAKGLGVEPGQEIVSDLRTDTRACAYVKHEVVEVCFARAPGTVLSREGPNRYREGDAILTGSTGDRWSVSRQRFEARYRALSGTPPGADGRYVSQRIPVLARQMAHDFTVARSAGGDLLRGLANDWLLQYAPGDYGVVENARFARVYRRADPQPGVD, via the coding sequence ATGCCAAGCGATGCGAAGGGACTTGGGGTCGAGCCCGGGCAGGAAATCGTCAGCGACCTGCGCACAGACACGCGCGCCTGCGCCTACGTGAAACATGAAGTGGTGGAGGTGTGTTTTGCCCGTGCGCCGGGAACCGTTCTTAGTCGCGAAGGCCCGAACCGTTATCGCGAGGGCGATGCGATTCTGACCGGATCGACGGGTGATCGCTGGAGTGTGTCCCGTCAGCGATTTGAGGCTCGCTACCGTGCGCTCTCGGGGACACCGCCTGGGGCGGACGGACGCTATGTCAGCCAGCGCATTCCCGTGCTTGCACGTCAAATGGCACACGATTTCACCGTCGCGCGCAGCGCAGGCGGCGATCTACTGCGAGGGCTGGCGAACGACTGGCTGTTGCAATACGCACCTGGCGATTATGGCGTGGTCGAAAATGCACGTTTCGCGCGTGTCTACCGGCGTGCGGATCCGCAACCTGGTGTGGATTGA
- a CDS encoding ATP-binding cassette domain-containing protein, giving the protein MAVLSISDLSLAYGHVPLLDHAAMAMEAGERIGLIGRNGTGKSSLLKIIAGLEAPDSGLVQVQQGLRLVYVAQEAQFPADSTVFEQVSQGVAEARDLRARYEAHAPGDDLDALQTRIELLNGWNWEQRVEQTLQRLQLPADARIGDLSGGMQKRVALAQALVAAPDVLLLDEPTNHLDLDAIMWLESLLIGFRGSVMLVTHDRAFLDAVATRIVELDRGVLRSYPGNFAAYEARKTQELADELVASARADKLLAQEEVWIRKGVEARRTRSVSRIQRLEALRAQRQARRETLGRVKLEVDGGQASGRIVADLQHVSKRYGERIIVEDFSATILRGDKVGIIGPNGAGKTTLLKMILGELAPDSGTVRLGTRLQVAYFDQMRSALDPDATLADTISPGSEWVEIAGNRKHVMSYLGDFLFAPARANSPVKSLSGGERNRLLLARLFARPANVLVLDEPTNDLDIDTLDLLEQLLQDFTGTVFLVSHDRRFLDNVVTSTIVSEAAPGHPGRWREYEGGVSDWLVQAQRARSLVLAASAAAAGPPVARKPDAAPAVAKPPQARRKLSYKEQRELQELPDRIAALEAEQKVLGERLADPALYKTAPQAAIEMQARFAQIEQALLEALERWESLEGA; this is encoded by the coding sequence ATGGCCGTTCTCTCCATCTCCGACCTCAGTTTGGCCTACGGCCATGTCCCTTTGCTCGATCACGCCGCAATGGCCATGGAGGCCGGCGAGCGTATCGGTCTGATCGGACGCAACGGTACGGGCAAATCGTCGCTGCTGAAGATCATCGCCGGTCTTGAGGCGCCCGACAGTGGCTTGGTGCAAGTGCAGCAGGGGTTGCGTCTGGTGTATGTAGCCCAAGAGGCGCAGTTTCCAGCTGACAGCACGGTGTTCGAACAGGTGAGTCAGGGCGTTGCCGAGGCGCGTGATCTGCGTGCGCGTTACGAGGCGCACGCTCCTGGGGATGACCTGGACGCGCTGCAGACCCGCATTGAGCTGTTGAATGGATGGAATTGGGAGCAGCGCGTTGAACAAACGCTGCAACGTTTGCAACTGCCGGCCGACGCCCGCATCGGGGATCTCTCCGGCGGGATGCAAAAGCGCGTGGCGCTCGCGCAGGCGCTGGTGGCGGCGCCCGATGTGCTGCTGCTCGACGAACCCACGAACCATTTGGATCTGGATGCCATCATGTGGCTCGAAAGCCTCCTGATCGGCTTTCGGGGCAGTGTGATGCTTGTCACGCACGACCGCGCCTTTCTCGACGCTGTGGCCACGCGCATCGTCGAACTTGACCGCGGCGTTCTGCGAAGCTACCCGGGAAATTTTGCCGCCTACGAGGCCCGCAAGACGCAGGAGCTCGCCGACGAGCTTGTCGCCAGCGCCCGTGCCGACAAGCTGCTTGCGCAAGAAGAGGTGTGGATACGAAAGGGCGTCGAGGCCAGGCGCACGCGCAGCGTCAGCCGCATCCAGCGCCTGGAGGCGCTGCGAGCCCAGCGTCAGGCGCGGCGCGAGACCCTGGGTCGCGTGAAGCTCGAGGTGGATGGGGGGCAGGCCAGTGGCCGCATCGTGGCGGACCTGCAGCACGTGAGCAAGCGCTATGGCGAACGCATCATCGTGGAGGATTTTTCCGCGACGATCCTGCGCGGCGACAAGGTCGGCATCATCGGTCCGAACGGTGCTGGCAAGACCACCCTGCTCAAGATGATTCTGGGCGAACTCGCGCCCGACAGCGGAACCGTGCGTTTGGGTACGCGCTTGCAAGTGGCCTATTTTGACCAAATGCGCAGCGCGCTTGATCCGGATGCGACGCTGGCGGACACCATAAGCCCGGGGAGTGAATGGGTGGAAATTGCCGGGAACCGCAAGCATGTGATGAGCTACCTTGGCGACTTTCTGTTCGCGCCGGCACGAGCCAATTCACCGGTCAAATCGCTCTCAGGCGGCGAGCGCAACCGCCTCTTGCTCGCACGCCTGTTCGCCCGTCCCGCCAATGTCCTGGTGCTGGACGAGCCGACCAATGACCTCGACATTGACACGCTTGATCTGCTCGAGCAACTCTTGCAGGACTTCACTGGGACCGTATTCCTGGTCAGTCATGACCGGCGCTTTCTCGACAATGTGGTCACGAGCACCATTGTGTCCGAGGCCGCGCCTGGCCATCCGGGCCGCTGGCGCGAATACGAAGGCGGCGTGAGCGATTGGCTCGTGCAGGCGCAACGCGCGCGCAGCTTGGTCTTAGCTGCTTCAGCCGCCGCGGCAGGCCCGCCAGTGGCGCGCAAGCCGGATGCAGCACCCGCTGTAGCCAAGCCCCCGCAGGCTCGGCGTAAGCTCAGCTACAAAGAGCAGCGCGAGCTGCAGGAACTGCCCGACCGCATTGCGGCGCTCGAGGCCGAGCAAAAGGTCCTGGGTGAGCGCCTGGCGGACCCGGCGCTGTACAAGACGGCTCCGCAGGCCGCTATCGAGATGCAGGCGCGGTTCGCGCAGATCGAGCAGGCCCTCCTTGAGGCTCTGGAACGCTGGGAATCCCTGGAAGGTGCCTGA
- a CDS encoding nucleoside triphosphate pyrophosphatase, which translates to MRSNPLLYLASASPRRQELLHQIGVDFTLLAPDAEEDAEALEAALPAEPPADYVVRVTRLKLEAAVARLARRALPAAPIMCADTTVALGHRMLGKPANAEDAHAMLRRLANRTHRVLTAVGLAWHGARGPRTAMALNTTRVRMAPLTDAQIDAYVASNEPYGKAGGYGVQGRAAAFIARIDGSYSSVMGLPLFETAQLLEQAGVCA; encoded by the coding sequence ATGCGCTCCAATCCATTGCTCTACCTTGCCTCGGCCAGCCCGCGGCGCCAAGAATTACTGCACCAGATCGGGGTGGATTTCACCCTGCTCGCCCCTGACGCGGAGGAGGATGCCGAAGCCCTGGAAGCTGCACTGCCAGCCGAGCCACCTGCCGATTATGTAGTGCGCGTGACGCGCCTGAAACTGGAAGCGGCAGTGGCGCGCCTGGCGCGCCGAGCCCTGCCTGCAGCCCCGATCATGTGTGCCGACACCACGGTGGCGCTCGGCCACCGCATGCTGGGCAAACCGGCGAACGCCGAGGACGCGCATGCGATGCTTCGACGGCTCGCCAATCGGACACACCGGGTGCTGACGGCTGTGGGACTGGCCTGGCATGGTGCCCGGGGCCCCAGAACGGCTATGGCGCTGAACACCACCCGGGTGCGCATGGCGCCCTTGACGGACGCTCAGATCGACGCCTACGTCGCCAGCAACGAGCCCTATGGCAAGGCGGGCGGCTATGGTGTGCAGGGGCGTGCAGCTGCCTTCATCGCGCGCATCGACGGCAGCTACTCCAGCGTTATGGGGCTGCCGCTGTTCGAGACCGCACAACTGCTGGAGCAGGCAGGGGTGTGCGCATGA
- a CDS encoding peroxidase-related enzyme (This protein belongs to a clade of uncharacterized proteins related to peroxidases such as the alkylhydroperoxidase AhpD.) gives MPERISRFPVPELAALPEDVRNRILAVQERSGFVPNVFLALAHRPDEFRAFFAYHDALMLKPSGLSKGEREMIVVATSAANHCLYCVVAHGAILRIYEKDALIADQLATDWSKASITARQRAMLAFALRVAQSAHSVDESDYEALSAVGFSREDVWDIGAIAAFFALSNRMAGLVGMMPNAEFYALGRIPKPK, from the coding sequence ATGCCCGAACGTATCAGCCGTTTTCCCGTTCCCGAACTTGCCGCGCTCCCGGAGGACGTCCGCAACCGCATTCTTGCGGTGCAAGAGCGCAGCGGTTTCGTACCCAATGTCTTCCTTGCCTTGGCGCACCGGCCAGACGAGTTCCGGGCGTTCTTTGCCTACCACGACGCACTGATGCTCAAACCCTCGGGGCTGAGCAAGGGGGAGCGCGAAATGATTGTGGTGGCCACAAGCGCGGCCAACCACTGCTTGTACTGTGTGGTGGCGCATGGGGCGATCTTGCGTATCTATGAGAAAGACGCCCTCATTGCCGATCAGCTTGCCACGGACTGGTCCAAGGCTTCCATCACGGCTCGCCAGCGCGCCATGTTGGCCTTCGCGCTGCGCGTGGCGCAAAGCGCTCACAGCGTGGACGAGTCGGACTATGAAGCGTTGAGCGCAGTCGGATTCAGCCGCGAAGACGTGTGGGACATTGGTGCCATTGCGGCGTTTTTCGCGCTGTCCAATCGCATGGCTGGACTGGTGGGCATGATGCCCAACGCGGAGTTCTATGCACTGGGACGGATACCCAAGCCCAAATGA
- a CDS encoding SCP2 sterol-binding domain-containing protein: MHLSITTTRKTLIRLALAATFGSTAWAAQAADPVLMSPQWTANFCQAWNQTPQLTEGLAGEWLHDDKGRGYKVVEMYRTDCGKGSMVELKIVPKDGKAFCAYGGAPSTAANFGVDFLMHASTKNWESMGKGDPGPVWAMMSGKLEFQGPKMVAMRAIKPFESFLLLVGKAPYQANTCPAGVTETSSAK, from the coding sequence ATGCATTTATCCATCACGACCACCCGCAAGACCCTTATTCGCCTGGCGCTTGCCGCGACATTCGGCTCGACGGCTTGGGCTGCGCAAGCAGCCGATCCGGTGCTGATGTCACCCCAATGGACGGCCAATTTCTGCCAAGCCTGGAACCAGACGCCGCAACTCACAGAGGGCCTGGCCGGCGAGTGGCTGCACGACGACAAAGGGCGTGGCTACAAAGTGGTGGAGATGTACCGCACGGATTGTGGCAAGGGCTCCATGGTCGAACTCAAGATCGTGCCCAAGGATGGCAAGGCGTTCTGCGCGTACGGTGGTGCGCCCAGCACAGCTGCCAATTTCGGCGTGGATTTTCTGATGCATGCAAGCACCAAGAATTGGGAGTCCATGGGTAAAGGTGACCCGGGACCGGTCTGGGCCATGATGAGCGGGAAGCTTGAATTCCAAGGCCCCAAAATGGTGGCCATGCGCGCGATCAAGCCCTTCGAGAGTTTCTTGCTGCTCGTCGGCAAGGCGCCTTATCAGGCCAATACCTGCCCTGCGGGCGTAACCGAGACGAGCTCCGCCAAGTAA